Genomic DNA from Vagococcus luciliae:
ATTTTGTTGATGTACTTTGTGCTGTTTTATCAGCTGTTTTTTGTCCCCCACAACCAGATAGCATCATTAAAGTAGCAAAACTAATGGTTAATGATTTGAATAGTTTACTTTTCATAAATCTAATCCCCTTTTTTAATTGTTAAATTACTAACATGCTTAGAAAATAATACCCTAAATCTGCTATTTTAACAACAAAAAGTTTAACGATTATTTCACAACTTATTCTTTTTTAATGAAGATAAGGCTTTTTTCATTTGTTATTTAAAAAAGTATTTTATTTAATCTATCATAACGTATTTACATTGATATATGCTCTTAACTAATTTATCCAATTCTTCGTAATCTCTTAAAGTTAACGGAAAATCAAAATATTGGATCGTTGAAGCCATACAGCCATTGCAATCAAAAATATTTGAAACATTTGTTAATATAACATCTGCTTCTTTAGCGTCACATGTATCAATAAATTCAATATGGTATTTTCCAGAATAACGATATGTAATATCTCTTTCTAATAACGTTTTCGTTAAATATGGCAAATCACATTCTAATAAAATACAAATGGTCGGTTCAAAATAGGTCAATGGTTTAATCATAGAAAATAATAGCATGTATTTTTGAACTAAAAAACGCTTTTGTAAAAATATCGAATCATTAGTTTGATTATAAACCTTATCCACTAGACAATGTAACTCTGAATATAGTACGGTGTATTTTTCCTGTGTATCATCCAACATATAACGTCCATCCATTGTCAAAGATACATGATGAAATAATTTACAAAATAGATGGGTACAAAACGTTGTTAGAAAAAAAGACTCATAATAGTTTTTGGGAATAGGCAATAGTTCTTGATGGAATGTCTCAACCAGTGAGTTGGTTACAGCAAATACATCCGAGTTATTTTTTTTATGATAAGCCAACACTTGTCTTGTTAAATTGTCACATTGATAGATATTCATTCTAAGTTGAATTAGTAGTAAATAAAAATAAATTTCAGCTGTTAATTTTTGCTGTCTTTTTAAAAAAAGAAGTTCTAAAAAGGGAGCTTGATTTAAAATCTGATTAATATTGACATAATCTTTCCATTCAGCTTCAAATGTAACTACGTGATTTTTGCCTAATCTGAACAAATTAATAGCTAGCATATAAGCAAGTTGTTTCCTTTGTGTTTGAGTCAAACACATCTCTAATGCTTGATTCAACTCATCGACTACTTCATAAACCTTTAATTGACTAACTTGTTTAAAGGGCCAGTCATTTCCTTTAAAACCATACCATGTTAAATAATAAGTCAACAATCGAATTTGTTTTTCTTCTCCCACTATCCTAAAATTAATATTGGATAAAGACAAATGATATCTTTTCAAATAATGACGAATTTTTTTAAGTCCTTTTCTGACCTTACTCTCACTGATAAAATGATCCATTGAATACTTGGTCACTGATTGGAACTCTTCAAAAAATATTTGTTTTAACATCATAAAAGTTTCATCTTGTTCTAAGACTAATTGTTTAAATCGATTCAATCCTTGACCTTTAGGGGTTTCTAGGTAGACACCTCTATATTTTTCGTAACTTAAATACAATCTGTCCTCTTCTTTTTCGTCTTTATTAAACTGTTCAATGCAATCTTTTAATTGAATCACATAGCGTTGAATGGTTCTTTCCACAACATTCAATTTTTCACTAATATCATGCATGCTATACCATTCATTTTTTTCTGATATGATTGAAAAAATAGATAAAATATTTCGACTATTTGCATCTAATAACATAAATAAATCTGTTTCCATATTTCAATAGCTCCTATATCTTATGACAGTAAACAAAGTGACAGACCAAGTAAAAGGTACAAATTAAGCGGAATAATTTTCATTACCCCGCCCAATATCTATTTATTTAAAAAAGATGTCGACTAAACTGTCATTTATTTTTTAGTCCCATTCATCAACAAGATTGTCTAATTCTTTTTCGTTATAATTATCGTATTTATCAATTTCATGTAAAATCTTTTTAATTTCATGAATGGCTTTCTTTTCTTCAAACCAGCATTTT
This window encodes:
- a CDS encoding helix-turn-helix domain-containing protein yields the protein METDLFMLLDANSRNILSIFSIISEKNEWYSMHDISEKLNVVERTIQRYVIQLKDCIEQFNKDEKEEDRLYLSYEKYRGVYLETPKGQGLNRFKQLVLEQDETFMMLKQIFFEEFQSVTKYSMDHFISESKVRKGLKKIRHYLKRYHLSLSNINFRIVGEEKQIRLLTYYLTWYGFKGNDWPFKQVSQLKVYEVVDELNQALEMCLTQTQRKQLAYMLAINLFRLGKNHVVTFEAEWKDYVNINQILNQAPFLELLFLKRQQKLTAEIYFYLLLIQLRMNIYQCDNLTRQVLAYHKKNNSDVFAVTNSLVETFHQELLPIPKNYYESFFLTTFCTHLFCKLFHHVSLTMDGRYMLDDTQEKYTVLYSELHCLVDKVYNQTNDSIFLQKRFLVQKYMLLFSMIKPLTYFEPTICILLECDLPYLTKTLLERDITYRYSGKYHIEFIDTCDAKEADVILTNVSNIFDCNGCMASTIQYFDFPLTLRDYEELDKLVKSIYQCKYVMID